Part of the Acidimicrobiales bacterium genome, ATCGAGACCCTCGACGCCGTCCTCGACGTCGTCCCTCACGCCCTCCGCCTCCTCGCCGGCCACCGCGAGCACTGACGCCCTGACCGACGGCGCCGGTAGCGTCGGGACGTCGGGTTGACCGAACGGTCCGGCAAAATTAGAATCGGTTCTAAATTTGAAGACAACCCCTCGCGGGGTTTTGGGTGAAAGTCCCGACCGGCAGTACAGCCTGCGAACCCTGGCCCTCGGGCCCGGGCCGATCCGGGGAAGTTCCGGAGCCGACGGTCACAGTCCGGATGGGAGCGAGGGTGCCACCACGCCAGGACCTCTGGCGCGCGCACCCTTGCCTGCGCACGCTGAGGAGCACCAACGAGTGGACGGCACGTCGGAGGACGAGGCGGTGATGGCACGAGCCGTGACGCTCGCGTCCGCCGTGCGCGTCTCCACGTCGCCCAACCCGTGGGTGGGCTGCGTGCTCTCCGCCGCCGACGGCAGCACCTTCGAGGGCGCCACCCAGCCGCCCGGTGGACCCCACGCCGAGCGCGTCGCCCTCGACGCGGCGGGGGAGATGGCCCGAGGCGCCACCGTGCACTGCACCCTCGAGCCGTGCTCTCACCAGGGGCGCACCGGCCCGTGCGCCGACGCCCTGATCGAGGCCGGCGTGGCCAGGGTGGTCTTCGCACTGGAGGACCCGGACCCGAAGGTGGCCGGCCGGGGGGCGCAGAAGCTGCGTGACGCCGGCGTCGAGGTGGTCGAGGGCGTGGGCCGGGAGCTCGTGGCCGAGCAGCTCGCCCCCTACGTCAAGCACCGCACCACGGGCCGCCCGTGGGTGGTCCTGAAGCTGGCGGCCTCCGCCGACGGCGGCACCGCCGCCCCCGACGGCACCAGCCAGTGGATCACCGGCCCCGAGGCCCGCGCTGACGCCCACGCCTTGCGGGCCGAGAGCGACGCGATCATCGTGGGCGCCGGCACCGTACGGGCCGACGACCCGTCGCTCACCGTGCGTGACGCCGAGGGAGTGGACCCCCTGCGGGTGGTGCTCGGCCGGGCCCCCGAGGGGGCGAAGGTGCTTCCCGCGCTCGAGCTCGACGGCCCCCTCACCGAGGTGCTCGACGAGCTGGGGGAGCGCGGCGTGCTCCAGGCCATGGTCGAGGGTGGGGCGTCGGTGGCCGGCCAGTTCCACCGCGAAGGCCTGGTCGACCGGTACGTGCTGTACCTGGCGCCGGCGCTCTTCGGGGGCGATGACGCCCGCGGCCTGTTCGCCGGGCCGGGCGCCGCCACCATCGACGACGTGTGGCGGGGCGAGGTCCGCTCGGTGCGCCAGGTCGGCGCCGACGTGCGCCTCGAGCTCGCCCCCCTCCGAGAGGAAGCCGACTGATGTTCACCGGGATCGTGGAAGAGCTGGGGAGGGTGGAATCGGTCCAGCCGAGCCCCGACGGGGTGCGCATCCGTATCGCCGCTGGCGGGGTGCTGGAAGGCGCCGGCCTCGGCGACTCCACCGCGGTCAACGGCTGTTGCCTCACCATCGTGGCCCTCGACCCCGCGGACCCGCCCACGTGGTGGGAGGCCGACGTCAGCGACGAGACCCTCAAGCGCACCAGCGTCGGCGGACTGAAGGCCGGCGACCCGGTCAACCTAGAGCGCCCCGTGCGGCTGATGGACCGCCTCGGCGGTCACCTGGTGCAGGGCCACGTCGACGCGGTCGGCGAGGTCGTGGCTCCCGTCCCCGACCTGCGGGTGCGCATGCCCGCCCACCTGCTCCGCTACGTGATCGAGAAGGGGTCCATCACCGTCGACGGCGTCAGCCTCACGGTGGTCGAGCCCCTCGAGGACGGCTTCTCCGTGGCCGTCATCCCCCACACCGCCGAGGTCACCACCCTCGGCGCCCGCCAGCCCGGCGACCTCGTCAACCTCGAGGTCGACGTCATCGCCAAGTACACCGAGCGCCTGCTCACCCATGACGCCGAACCCGGCGCCGCTTTCGACATCCCCCTCGCAACCCCCGCACAGGAGGCCTGATGGCCGAGCACAAGAACCCCTTCAACACCGTCGACGAGGCGGTGCAGGCCATCGCCCGCGGCGAGATCGTGGTCGTGGTCGACGACGAGGACCGCGAGAACGAGGGCGACCTCATCATGGCGGCCGAGCACGCCACGCCCGAGAAGATCGCCTTCTTCGTGCGCCACACGTCCGGTCTGATCTGCGTGCCCATGACGGGCGAGCGTCTCGACGAGCTCGACATCCCCCTCATGGTCAGCCACAACACCGAGGCCCAGCGCACCGCCTTCACCTACAGCGTCGACGTGCGCCAGGGCACCAGCACGGGCATCTCGGCCGCCGACCGGTCGGCCACCATCCAGTCCCTCATCGACCCGGCCACCCGCCCGGCCGATCTCGCCCGCCCGGGCCACATCTTCCCGCTGCGCTACTCGGAGGGCGGCGTGCTCAAGCGGGCCGGCCACACCGAGGCCGCAGTGGACCTCGCCCGCATGGCGGGGCTGTACCCCGCCGGCGTGCTGTGCGAGCTCGTGATGGACGACGGGACGATGGCCCGTGTGCCCGACCTGCTCGAGTTCAGCCGTGAGCACGGCCTGAAGATGATCTCGATCGCGGAGCTCATCCGGTACCGCCGCCAGAACGAGAAGCTGGTGAAGCGCACCGCCGAGGCCCGCATCCCCACCGAGTGGGGCGACTTCACCTGCTACGGCTACGAGTCCCTGCTCGACGGCGAGCAGCACGTCGCCATGGTCCGGGGCGCCGTGCAGGGCGAGGACAACGTGCTCGTGCGGGTGCACAGCGAGTGCCTCACCGGTGACATCTTCGGCTCGCTGCGCTGCGACTGCGGCCTCCAGCTCGACGCGGCCATGGCCCGCATCGCCGCGGAGGAACTGGGCGTGCTCGTGTACCTCCGGGGCCACGAGGGCCGGGGCATCGGCATCGGTCACAAGCTGCGGGCCTACTCCCTGCAGGAGGCCGGCCACGACACCGTCGACGCCAACGTGGAGCTGGGCCTGCCCATCGACAACCGGGAGTACGGCATCGGGAGCCAGATCCTGGTCGACCTCGGCATCACCACGATGCGCCTGATGACCAACAACCCTGCCAAGTACGGTGGCCTCGAGGGCTTCGGCCTCGAGGTCGTCGAGCGGGTGCCGTTGGAGTCCATCCCCAACCCCGAGAACATCCACTACCTGCGCACCAAGCGGGAGCGCATGGGCCATCTGCTGGAGGGCCTCGATGATGTCTGACCAGGCACTCCGCCACACCGACCGGAAAGGGTCCCGACGATGACGACCTACAGCGGCAACCTCAACGGCGCCGGGATGCGGATCGCACTCGTGTGCGGGCGCTTCAACGACCTCATCACCGAGCGTCTGCTGGCCGGGGCCCGTGACGGTCTCCTGCGCCACGGCGTGGACGAGGGCTCGATCACCGAGGTCTGGGCCCCGGGGTCGTTCGAGATCCCCCTCGTGGCCAAGCGCCTCGCCGCCTCCGGCGAGGTCGACGCGGTGGTCACGCTCGGTGCGGTGATCCGCGGCGCGACCGGGCACTACGACGTGGTGGCCGGCCAGTGCGCGTCCGGCGTGCAGGCGGCGCAGCTCGAGACGGGGGTGCCCATCGTGTTCGGGGTGCTCACCACCGACACCATCGAGCAGGCCATCGAGCGGGCGGGCACCAAGGCCGGCAACAAGGGCTACGAGTGCGCCGTGACGGCCATCGAGATGGTGGACCTGTTGCGCCAGCTCCCCAAGGCCTGAGCGCACCCGCGATGGCGACGGGCAGCGTGGTCAGCTTCGACGACCCCCGGGGCATCGGCACCGTGGTGGACGACGCCGACGGCCAGGAGCACTTCTTCCACTGCACGGCCATCGCCGACGGCACCCGCACCATCGAGGTGGGCGCCGCCGTCGACTTCGAGGTGGTCCCCGGCCGCATGGGCCGCTGGGAGGCGACCAACCTGCGGCCCGCCGCCCGCGGTGGCTGACACCCGGACCTTCACCATCCGACCGATGGCGGTCGACGACCTCGACGCCGTCATGGATCTGCGTGTCGCCGTGGCCGGCGAGGGTCGGTGGATCGGGGCCGAGCTCCCGCTCGACGAGGAGGGCGACCGTGCCCGCCTGCGTCCGGGGCGGCCGGGCACGGGCAGCTTCGTGGCAGTGGACGGTGGCGGTGCGCTGATCGCCAACCTCGGCATCGAGCTGGCTTCCTACGGCGTCGCCCATCTGGGCATGTGCGTGGCCGACGGGTGGCGGGGCAGGGGAGTGGGGCGCGCGCTGCTCCAGGCCGCCATCGACTGGGCCCAGGACGCCGGCGCCCACAAGCTCGAGCTCCAGATGTGGCCCCACAACGACACCGCCCGCCGGCTCTACGAGGGCATGGGCTTCGTGCAGGAGGGCTACCTGCGCCGCCACTACCCCCGCAAGAACGGCGAGCTGTGGGACGCCGTGGTCATGGGCCTGGTGCTCGACGAGGAGCGTCCCGGGAGCGCGCTCCACTGAAGGAGACCGGCGGTATCCGAGGGGTACGATCGCCGCTGTGGTCGAGATGAGTACCGAGCTCGCCGCCCGATCGTCGAGACGTCCCACGCTCGCCCACCTGGTCACCCACAACGGTGCCCAGCTGTTGGGGCTCGCCGCCCTCGCCGTGGCGCAGCCTCTGCTGGACCTGCTGGGTCGCAACCCCACGTACTTCGTGGCGACCGGGCTCGGCAACGGCGAGATCCTGGCACTGGCCCTGCTGCTCACGCTCGGTCTCCCTGCGCTGTTGCTCCTGGCCGAGCTGGTGGTCTTCGCGATCGACGAGCGGGCCGGACACCTCGTGCACCTCGGGCTCGTCGGGCTGCTCGGTGCGCTGCTGGGCGCCGGCCTCGCCCGTCACGTCGCGGCCGGGTCGGACGTGGTGACGATGGCAATGGCCCTGGCGGTGGGCGGGGCCGTCATCGTGGGGCTGCGGCGTTCGCCGTCCCTCGCCCTCGGTCTGCGCTACCTCGCCCTCGCGCCCCTTCTGGTGCTGGGTGCGTTCCTGTTCGCCTCCGAGACCTCGTCGCTGCTCTTCGGTCACGAAGCCGAGGCCGCGACGTCGGTGACGGTGGGATCGCCGGCGCCGGTCGTGCTGCTCCAGCTCGACGAACTCCCCCTCGCCTCGATCATGCGCTCCGACGGCACCATCAACGAGGCGCGCTTCCCCGGCTTCGCCCGGCTCGCGGCCGAGAGCACCTGGTACCGCAACGCCTCCACGGTCTCGTCGGGCACGAACCGCAGCGTGCCGGCCACCCTCAGCGGAATCGTGCCGGAGGCCGAGCTGCCCACCTCGGCGGAGTACCCGGACAACCTGTTCACGCTGCTGGGCGGCAGCTACGAGTTCGACGTCCACGAGACCGTCGCCCGCCTCTGCCCGCAGTCGCTGTGCCCGACGACGGCGTCGACCCCCGCAGCAGCCGGGCTCGGGGACGCCCTGGCCGACACCGCGCTCGTGTTCGGCCACGTGGTGCTCCCGCCGGGCCTGCGGTCCTCGCTGGCGCCCGTCGATCGATCGTGGGGCGACTTCCTCGATCGTGAGGCGGTGGTCGCGGAGACCGACGGTGCTGCCGTTCCCGGCGCGGTGGACGAGAACGCCGCTGACCCCCAGGCGCAGGGCCGCGACCTCGATGCCTGGATCGAGCGGTTCCCGGCCGACGCCGAGCGCACGCTGTCCTATGCGCACGTCCTCCTGCCCCACACCCCGTGGCTCATGACCGCGAGCGGCCTGCCCCTCACCGACCCCGGTCCCGAGCCCGGCATCGACGACACGGGGCGGTGGTCCGCCGACCCGGTGCTGGTCCGCGAGGGGCTGCGCATGCACCTGATGCAGGTGCAGTACGTCGACGGGCGCATCGAGGCGCTGATGGATCGCCTCCAGGCGCTCGGCACCTGGGACGACACCCTGGTCGTGGTGGTGGCCGATCACGGTGAGGCGTTCACCCCGGGCCAGCCCGGACGGGTGCCCGTGGAGGGCACCGAAGCCGAGATCTTCTCCGTCCCGCTGTTCGTCAAGTACCCGGGTCAGGGCGCCGGCGAGGTGAACGACATCAACGCGCTGACCATCGACGTGCTCCCCACCATCGTGGACGCCCTCGAGATCGACACCGACTGGTCGTTCGACGGGCAGTCGCTCCTCGATCCGGCCGAGCGGCGCGACGACAAGGCGGTTGCTCCCAACGAGCTGTTGCGACCCGTCTACGTGGACAGCGTGTTCCCGGTGTCCGCCCGGAACGAGACCTGGCTCCCCGGTCTCCTCGACGAGCGTGGGTTGGCCCCGGTGGAGCCCTACACCGACCTCGTCGGCCAGCCGGTCGACGTGCTCGACGTGCGTGGCGACTCGGGCGTGCGCTGGCAGACGTTCGAGCCGGTCGAGGACCACACCGCCGATTCCACGACGATCCCGCTCGTCCAGGTCGGCACGGTGCTCGACGTCGAGGGCCCGCTGCCCACCGCGGGGCTCTTCGTGGTGAACGGTCAGGTCGCCGGGGTCGCCCTCGCCTTCGTGTGCGAGGGGACCACCTGCACGTTCCGCGGCCTGCTCGACGAGGCGGCGCTGGCCCCGAGGGACAACCAGATGGACCTGCTGCTCCCGGATCCCGACGCGCCGGGAGCCTTCCGGCGAGCGCAGTACGAGCGCATGGCCGGCCGCTGACTCACCGCGCCCGGAAGGCCTCCAGGGCCTCGGCGTACGAGGCGAGGCGATCGGCGGCCTCCATGGCGAGGTCGACCGAGCCCAGGTCCGGGGCCTCCCACACCTCGGAGACCCGCCGCCAGTGCTCGGGGCGGCCGCCCACGAACCCGCCGGCCACCGGGTCGGCGCCGAGCTCGGCCCGCCAGGTCCCCTCGCCCGCCACGAGCGCGGCGAGGACGGCGTCGTTGCGGACGGCGTCGCGGTGCTCGGCGTGGAACCCCACCTCGACGTCGCGGCCCTGGAGCCACTGCACCTCGTAGTGTTCCTTGGGCTCGTCGAACCACACCTTGACGCTCCACCCCGACGCCTTCATCGAGGCGCCATCGAGCAGGTCGGGCACGATCTCGGCCACGGCCTCGAAGAAGGGCCGTCCGTCGGCGAAGACGTCAGGCGTCGGGGGCCTCCGCCTCGCCGTCACCTGCGCTGCCCTGCACCTGGACGAAGGCGAGCTGGATCTGGCTGAGCATGGCCCGGAGCTCGGCGCCCTGATCACCCAACTGGTCACCCACGGCACCGAGCAGGCCGGCGAGTGCGTCGATGGCCAGCTTGGCTTCCGGCAGGTGCGGCGGCGGGTGCTGGAGGTGCAGGGCGGCCAGCTCGAACAGGCCCGCGGCGTGGTTGGCGATCTGCATCTCGACGGGCGACTCGACCACCTGGCGCTGGATCTCCGCCCGCTGGAGCATCGCCTGGAGGTAGTTGTCCCGCTCCTCGTCGGTGAGCTCGGCGAAGGCGGCCTGGAACTCGTCGCGCTGGTCCTCGGGGATGCTCGAGAGGATCGCGGCGAGCAGGTCGGCCGGGTCGATGTCGCCGTCGGGGTCGGCCGCCGGGGCCTGCTGCGGGGCCTCCCGGTCGACCGGGACCTCGCCGCCTGGTGTCCAGAGACTGCTCATCGGGTGGTCCCACCTGTCCTGATCGGGGTCATGGCTGGTAGTGTAGGACCGCAACTGAATCGGAAAGCGGGGCCCTTCGGGTCCCCACCCGGCCACCGATGGTGCGCCCGGGTCGATGCAACCTCCCCCCACCGGCTCGCCGGTGGGTCGGCGGACGTCGGCTTTCCCGGCGTCCGCCTTTCGTGCTTTTCACCTCCCGGTGGCGAGGACCGAGGCGCCGCCACCGGCAGCACCGTCCTTCCCAGCCCCCATCTCAAGGAGTTGCGCATTGAGCAGTGATCGGCCATAGCTGCGCCCCCGGCCAACAACGAGCCTCGGATCAACGAGAAGATCCGGGCCCGTGAGGTACGACTCGTAGCCCCCGACGGCGAGCAGATCGGCATCAAGCCCCTGCCCGAAGCCCTGCAGATGGCCCGTGGCCTCGACCTCGACCTGGTGGAGGTGGCCGACAAGGCCAACCCGCCGGTCTGTCGGATCATGGACTACGGCAAGTACAAGTACGAGGCCGCCCAGCGCGCCAAGGAATCCCGCCGCAACAGCACGAACGTCGTGGTCAAGGAGATGAAGTACCGGCCCAAGATCGGTGCCGGCGACTTCGAGACCAAGACTCGCAAGGTGGAGCACTTCCTCGACGAGGGCCACAAGGTCAAGGTCACGATCATGTTCCGCGGTCGGGAGATGCAACACCCCGAGCTCGGCAAGCGGATCCTCGACAACGTCGCCGAGGCGGTGGCCCACACGGGGCGCGTCGAGGTGGTGCCGAAGGTCGACGGTCGCAACATGACCATGGTCCTCGTGCCCGACCGCAAGGCCCAGCAGGCCCATGCGGCCGCCATCGAGTCCGGCGTCGAACCCGGAGCCGAGCCCCAGGCCCAGCAGCCCGCCGCCGATCCCCCCTCCAGCGCACCCACCCCTTCCCCCACCGCCGAGGTGGCCACCGCGG contains:
- a CDS encoding bifunctional 3,4-dihydroxy-2-butanone-4-phosphate synthase/GTP cyclohydrolase II produces the protein MAEHKNPFNTVDEAVQAIARGEIVVVVDDEDRENEGDLIMAAEHATPEKIAFFVRHTSGLICVPMTGERLDELDIPLMVSHNTEAQRTAFTYSVDVRQGTSTGISAADRSATIQSLIDPATRPADLARPGHIFPLRYSEGGVLKRAGHTEAAVDLARMAGLYPAGVLCELVMDDGTMARVPDLLEFSREHGLKMISIAELIRYRRQNEKLVKRTAEARIPTEWGDFTCYGYESLLDGEQHVAMVRGAVQGEDNVLVRVHSECLTGDIFGSLRCDCGLQLDAAMARIAAEELGVLVYLRGHEGRGIGIGHKLRAYSLQEAGHDTVDANVELGLPIDNREYGIGSQILVDLGITTMRLMTNNPAKYGGLEGFGLEVVERVPLESIPNPENIHYLRTKRERMGHLLEGLDDV
- a CDS encoding 6,7-dimethyl-8-ribityllumazine synthase: MTTYSGNLNGAGMRIALVCGRFNDLITERLLAGARDGLLRHGVDEGSITEVWAPGSFEIPLVAKRLAASGEVDAVVTLGAVIRGATGHYDVVAGQCASGVQAAQLETGVPIVFGVLTTDTIEQAIERAGTKAGNKGYECAVTAIEMVDLLRQLPKA
- a CDS encoding GNAT family N-acetyltransferase: MAVDDLDAVMDLRVAVAGEGRWIGAELPLDEEGDRARLRPGRPGTGSFVAVDGGGALIANLGIELASYGVAHLGMCVADGWRGRGVGRALLQAAIDWAQDAGAHKLELQMWPHNDTARRLYEGMGFVQEGYLRRHYPRKNGELWDAVVMGLVLDEERPGSALH
- a CDS encoding cold shock domain-containing protein is translated as MATGSVVSFDDPRGIGTVVDDADGQEHFFHCTAIADGTRTIEVGAAVDFEVVPGRMGRWEATNLRPAARGG
- a CDS encoding sulfatase-like hydrolase/transferase, with product MVEMSTELAARSSRRPTLAHLVTHNGAQLLGLAALAVAQPLLDLLGRNPTYFVATGLGNGEILALALLLTLGLPALLLLAELVVFAIDERAGHLVHLGLVGLLGALLGAGLARHVAAGSDVVTMAMALAVGGAVIVGLRRSPSLALGLRYLALAPLLVLGAFLFASETSSLLFGHEAEAATSVTVGSPAPVVLLQLDELPLASIMRSDGTINEARFPGFARLAAESTWYRNASTVSSGTNRSVPATLSGIVPEAELPTSAEYPDNLFTLLGGSYEFDVHETVARLCPQSLCPTTASTPAAAGLGDALADTALVFGHVVLPPGLRSSLAPVDRSWGDFLDREAVVAETDGAAVPGAVDENAADPQAQGRDLDAWIERFPADAERTLSYAHVLLPHTPWLMTASGLPLTDPGPEPGIDDTGRWSADPVLVREGLRMHLMQVQYVDGRIEALMDRLQALGTWDDTLVVVVADHGEAFTPGQPGRVPVEGTEAEIFSVPLFVKYPGQGAGEVNDINALTIDVLPTIVDALEIDTDWSFDGQSLLDPAERRDDKAVAPNELLRPVYVDSVFPVSARNETWLPGLLDERGLAPVEPYTDLVGQPVDVLDVRGDSGVRWQTFEPVEDHTADSTTIPLVQVGTVLDVEGPLPTAGLFVVNGQVAGVALAFVCEGTTCTFRGLLDEAALAPRDNQMDLLLPDPDAPGAFRRAQYERMAGR
- a CDS encoding riboflavin synthase, producing MFTGIVEELGRVESVQPSPDGVRIRIAAGGVLEGAGLGDSTAVNGCCLTIVALDPADPPTWWEADVSDETLKRTSVGGLKAGDPVNLERPVRLMDRLGGHLVQGHVDAVGEVVAPVPDLRVRMPAHLLRYVIEKGSITVDGVSLTVVEPLEDGFSVAVIPHTAEVTTLGARQPGDLVNLEVDVIAKYTERLLTHDAEPGAAFDIPLATPAQEA
- a CDS encoding translation initiation factor IF-3 — its product is MNEKIRAREVRLVAPDGEQIGIKPLPEALQMARGLDLDLVEVADKANPPVCRIMDYGKYKYEAAQRAKESRRNSTNVVVKEMKYRPKIGAGDFETKTRKVEHFLDEGHKVKVTIMFRGREMQHPELGKRILDNVAEAVAHTGRVEVVPKVDGRNMTMVLVPDRKAQQAHAAAIESGVEPGAEPQAQQPAADPPSSAPTPSPTAEVATAAEPPAEPT
- the ribD gene encoding bifunctional diaminohydroxyphosphoribosylaminopyrimidine deaminase/5-amino-6-(5-phosphoribosylamino)uracil reductase RibD: MARAVTLASAVRVSTSPNPWVGCVLSAADGSTFEGATQPPGGPHAERVALDAAGEMARGATVHCTLEPCSHQGRTGPCADALIEAGVARVVFALEDPDPKVAGRGAQKLRDAGVEVVEGVGRELVAEQLAPYVKHRTTGRPWVVLKLAASADGGTAAPDGTSQWITGPEARADAHALRAESDAIIVGAGTVRADDPSLTVRDAEGVDPLRVVLGRAPEGAKVLPALELDGPLTEVLDELGERGVLQAMVEGGASVAGQFHREGLVDRYVLYLAPALFGGDDARGLFAGPGAATIDDVWRGEVRSVRQVGADVRLELAPLREEAD